A genomic region of Candidozyma auris chromosome 5, complete sequence contains the following coding sequences:
- a CDS encoding rRNA-processing protein NSA2 — MPQNEYIEQHIKQHGRRLDYEERKRKREARESHKVAHDAQNLKGWRAKQYNKKRYAEKVAMKKKIKAHQESKVKGPSTPKQDEGEALPTYLLDRSTDNSAKAISSSIKQKRMEKADKYSVPLPKVKGISEEEMFKVVKTGKSKSKSWKRMITKHTFVGEGFTRRPVKMERIIRPSALRQKKANVTHPELGVTVFLPILGVKKNPQSPMYTQLGVLTKGTIIEVNVSELGLVTAGGKVVWGKYAQITNEPDRDGCVNAVLLV, encoded by the coding sequence ATGCCTCAGAACGAGTATATTGAGCAGCACATCAAGCAACACGGGCGCAGGCTCGACTacgaagaaagaaagagaaagagagaggCCCGTGAGAGCCACAAGGTGGCCCACGATGCCCAGAACTTGAAGGGCTGGAGAGCCAAGCAgtacaacaagaagagataCGCTGAAAAGGTCgccatgaagaagaagatcaaggctCACCAGGAGCTGAAGGTGAAGGGCCCATCTACGCCTAAGCAGGACGAAGGAGAGGCGCTTCCTACGTATTTGTTGGACCGTCTGACTGACAACAGCGCTAAGGCAATTTCGTCTTCGatcaagcaaaagagaaTGGAGAAAGCAGACAAGTACTCGGTGCCGCTACCTAAGGTGAAGGGCATTTCTGAGGAGGAAATGTTCAAGGTGGTCAAGACAGGGAAGTCGAAGCTGAAGTCGTGGAAGAGAATGATCACAAAGCACACTTTTGTCGGTGAGGGTTTCACCCGTCGTCCAGTCAAGATGGAGAGAATCATCAGACCTTCTGCTTTGAGACAGAAGAAGGCCAACGTGACCCATCCTGAGCTTGGTGTGACGGTGTTCTTGCCCATTTTGGGcgtcaagaagaacccaCAGTCCCCGATGTACACCCAGTTGGGTGTGTTGACGAAAGGTACCATCATCGAAGTCAACGTTTCCGAGTTGGGTTTGGTCACCGCCGGCGGCAAGGTTGTCTGGGGTAAGTACGCTCAGATCACCAACGAACCCGACAGAGACGGCTGTGTGAACGCTGTGTTGTTGGTGTAA
- a CDS encoding cleavage polyadenylation factor subunit PTI1 produces the protein MSRRVDSPQSSASSILYIGSIPFEWSEQNLQAVVSGTAKVLDVRLGFDHVGKNKGFAFVEFENPQEAQKAANLISQIRINFPDGRPSKRLRIESSKEGFRTGNSPNKQVLPFISSNLPPYVELPPGVQGRGGGPQLPAPPRLPPVPGMPQRPPIPQSASQSSTGPRLPSVPGSNGGDSTPAPAPAPTMNHTNGGFLPESLLRASSVLTTPSKIPLETPDSINETLSSIPPAQLIELIANLKNLLSMNNAARAAEVFQLSPNLAAAAAQALLLMGFVDEAVIQESMKSASSTPQPQQPAPSYQQAPPNYQQQQQQQPYQQNYQNNYNQQPQGYSSYNQPPGSASLPPPPPRPQQYQQQPPRPPQQQQQQQPGSEWSHLPLSTQMKLGALPPEEATVIARVLSLPQDQINALAPDQQSMVASIKQQYL, from the coding sequence ATGTCCAGAAGAGTCGACTCGCCGCAGCTGAGTGCCTCTTCCATTCTCTACATTGGTCTGATTCCGTTCGAGTGGTCAGAGCAAAACCTCCAGGCAGTGGTGTCGGGCACCGCCAAAGTTCTAGACGTAAGACTAGGATTCGACCATGTGGGCAAAAACAAGGGTTTTGCGTTTGTAGAATTTGAAAACCCTCAAGAGGCCCAGAAAGCCGCCAACCTCATATCGCAGATCCGTATCAATTTCCCCGACGGAAGACCCAGCAAGCGTCTTCGAATCGAGCTGTCCAAGGAAGGCTTCCGCACTGGAAACTCGCCCAACAAGCAAGTTCTCCCGTTCATTTCCTCCAATTTGCCTCCGTACGTGGAACTTCCTCCAGGAGTACAAGGACGTGGAGGAGGTCCTCAGCTTCCAGCCCCGCCAAGACTACCTCCAGTGCCAGGGATGCCCCAGCGGCCCCCAATTCCTCAGCTGGCGTCTCAGTCGTCCACGGGGCCTCGATTACCATCCGTGCCAGGATCAAACGGAGGCGATTCAACACCAGCTCCAGCGCCTGCACCCACCATGAACCACACCAATGGCGGATTTCTTCCCGAGTCGCTTCTCAGAGCGTCTTCGGTGCTCACCACGCCAAGCAAGATCCCGTTGGAGACTCCAGATAGCATCAACGAGACGCTCAGTCTGATTCCGCCTGCTCAATTGATCGAGCTCATAgccaatttgaagaatctTCTATCGATGAACAACGCTGCTCGTGCTGCGGAGGTGTTCCAGCTCTCGCCTAATTTGGCTGCGGCCGCAGCACAGGCTCTTTTGCTCATGGGTTTTGTCGACGAAGCCGTCATTCAAGAGTCCATGAAGTCTGCCTCCAGCACACCGCAGCCGCAGCAGCCAGCTCCAAGCTACCAGCAGGCTCCACCTAATTatcagcaacagcaacaacaacaacctTATCAGCAAAACTACCAAAACAACTACAACCAGCAGCCTCAAGGGTACTCTTCATATAATCAGCCACCGGGCCTGGCGCTGTTGCCACCACCGCCTCCTAGACCACAGCAGTATCAACAGCAGCCCCCACGCCCaccacagcagcagcagcaacaacagccGGGTTCGGAATGGAGCCATCTCCCGTTGTCTACGCAAATGAAGCTTGGGGCCTTGCCACCAGAGGAAGCTACAGTGATTGCACGTGTCTTGTCGCTTCCGCAAGATCAGATCAACGCTTTAGCGCCTGATCAACAGAGTATGGTAGCCAGCATAAAGCAACAATACTTGTAG
- the MPT5 gene encoding Mpt5p, which produces MPSLASSPPRLPWQFVISANQKASRLAKRGHSPVLLQICHSCFFHFFPNFPSQIFHGSETLGPGAEGVPLHNLSINSISSIIEPTTPPSAGSGTTNSKLWDNARLNGHLALPSFNLDKESSNQGHVQAHGRHLSNSDSPSSVSSSSVHSVSPPAKIDKDYLASLNKVPLSHLHGQILRLAKDQYGCRFLQKRLDENVVASESARMANFELIFKEVHSSMYELIIDPFGNYLMQKLVDYCSEADLDLVLEVLDNNLFSISINQHGTRALQKVIDHMSNAHQLSLLMKGLKPYIIELIKDLNGNHVIQKILNKYPPDNCQFIYTSIIDDILVVATHKHGCCVLQKCLNHVNPSQLSAFSEKILQYNVFTVLVNDQFGNYVLQYLISIDSVDVNYGLFNNFVKYGINELCNLKFSSNVVEKLMKNCYHNEAKSLKFTELKFSIISSILHTDLNKLINDPYGNYVIQTLIDILINPNVSYIVDSASGEKRLLPSLQQLLPQNSNFSFDSLQVQIIKHWFQNCKIVSSFGKRIQSKINIVLNGVSKSSGRKYSSSNQGNMMFSGATVPNQNMNANGEFVQTRVPMATTYPMQNSAVHHDWGYPSRGYNNGGYQRSSRPSTQQYYEGYAASLNNGLGPSPVPRDTTASFESLVNPSLSATASLANLHISGPNKAPIDQSPVSYNNAHQSIPKFISNDFTNNTGGPSMGNSGVMATAHPVFDGHYAPRPDYSKRSNDAGMKRYSNPMNVYSGFNNQGFVQGHQSNASPGNFNFFRG; this is translated from the exons ATGCCTCTGCTTGCTTCGTCCCCTCCGAGGCTTCCCTGGCAATTCGTGATACTGGCCAATCAGAAGGCTTCAAGGTTAGCAAAAAGAGGCCACTCTCCTGTGTTGCTTCAGATTTGT CATTCGTGTTTCTTCCATTTCTTCCCCAATTTCCCATCCCAGATCTTCCATGGCAGCGAGACACTCGGCCCTGGCGCTGAAGGAGTCCCACTCCACAATCTCTCCATCAACTCCATCTCGTCTATTATCGAACCCACAACGCCTCCGTCTGCCGGTTCGGGCACAACAAACTCGAAGCTCTGGGACAATGCTAGGCTCAATGGCCACTTGGCGTTGCCCTCGTTCAATTTGGACAAGGAGCTGAGCAACCAGGGCCACGTTCAAGCCCATGGCCGTCACCTTTCGAACTCTGATCTGCCCTCGCTGGTGCTGTCTTCATCCGTTCACCTGGTTTCGCCTCCAGCGAAAATCGATAAGGACTACTTGGCTCTGCTCAACAAGGTTCCGTTGCTGCACTTGCACGGCCAGATCTTGCGCTTGGCCAAGGACCAGTACGGGTGTCGCTTTCTCCAGAAACGCCTTGACGAGAACGTTGTTGCGAGCGAGCTGGCGAGAATGGCCAATTTCGAGTTGATTTTCAAGGAAGTGCACCTGCTGATGTATGAGCTCATCATTGATCCCTTTGGCAACTACCTCATGCAAAAGTTGGTGGACTACTGCCTGGAGGCCGATCTTGACTTGGTGTTAGAGGTGTTGGACAACAACTTGTTTCTGATTTCCATCAACCAGCATGGAACAAGGGCCTTGCAAAAGGTTATTGACCACATGTCCAATGCTCACCAGCTatctctcttgatgaagggCTTGAAGCCGTACATTattgagttgatcaaggacTTGAACGGGAATCATGTTATacaaaagattttgaacAAATACCCTCCTGACAATTGCCAGTTCATCTATACTTCAATCATTGACGATATCTTGGTTGTGGCCACCCACAAACACGGGTGCTGTGTGCTCCAGAAGTGCTTAAATCACGTCAACCCTTCACAACTCTCTGCATTTTCCGAAAAGATCTTGCAATACAACGTGTTTACGGTGCTCGTGAATGACCAATTTGGCAACTACGTGTTACAGTATCTCATTTCCATCGACTCTGTTGATGTGAACTACGGgcttttcaacaactttgtCAAATACGGCATTAACGAATTGTGCAACCTCAAATTTTCCTCTAATGTGGTTGAAAAGCTCATGAAGAATTGCTACCACAATGAGGCGAAGCTGCTCAAATTCACCGagttgaagttctccatCATCTCCTCCATCCTACACACCgatctcaacaagttgatcaatGACCCCTACGGAAACTACGTGATTCAGACGTTGATAGACATTTTGATCAACCCTAACGTATCATATATTGTTGACCTGGCCTCCGGAGAGAAACGGCTCTTGCCCTCATTGCAGCAGCTCCTTCCCCAAAACTCCAATTTCAGTTTTGACTCATTGCAAGTGCAGATCATCAAGCATTGGTTTCAGAACTGCAAGATCGTGTCATCCTTTGGTAAGCGTATTCAACTGAAAATTAACATTGTGTTGAATGGCGTTTCTAAAAGCTCGGGCCGCAAGTACCTGCTGCTGAACCAAGGCAATATGATGTTCTCCGGCGCAACTGTGCCAAACCAGAACATGAATGCGAACGGAGAGTTTGTTCAAACGAGAGTACCAATGGCTACTACTTATCCAATGCAAAACTCAGCTGTTCATCACGATTGGGGATATCCTTCGCGTGGCTACAATAATGGTGGATACCAAAGAAGCAGCCGTCCCTCTACACAGCAGTATTACGAGGGATACGCTGCGAGCCTCAATAATGGGCTTGGTCCATCCCCAGTGCCAAGAGACACCACGGCATCTTTCGAATCACTTGTAAATCCAAGTCTCTCAGCCACAGCGCTGTTAGCAAATTTGCATATATCGGGCCCCAACAAAGCTCCGATCGATCAATCTCCTGTATCATACAATAATGCCCACCAATCCATACCAAAATTCATTTCTAACGATTTCACGAACAACACTGGCGGCCCATCCATGGGCAACTCAGGCGTCATGGCTACGGCGCACCCTGTGTTTGACGGACACTATGCTCCTAGGCCAGACTACTCCAAGCGCTCCAACGACGCCGGCATGAAGCGGTACCTGAACCCCATGAATGTTTACTCTGGATTCAATAACCAGGGTTTTGTACAGGGCCATCAGAGCAATGCTTCGCCAGGcaatttcaacttcttcagaGGATGA
- the FGR38 gene encoding Fgr38p — MATVNDLLKGIVASLEQTEASVRAVDDKFIQNDEEFRPTMIKSLLEKSSSSGHLEGMSLLSLKNEALLSYVNSLVLVLLSHVERLRSSESEDKVAPLKRKAVESSVQQRVTLEKGIKPLEKKLTYQLDKMVRSFHKMEEDNARMEQKVAEAAANGSVEDEEEENEDEEDEDEEDEEDEDDSDEDALSYKPDASALKKMAKASLAKNGKPAPGGKYRPPKISAAAPPTQFDDRAISAKSKRKLQSMEEYLRESSDLPQMEASIGATILGHGRGGVKTSRDSQKEREIQRYEESNFTRLPTTATKKTHRQKMAERANTFAGEDWSMFNNNRSLKEGTSRKRKGGSAWDPAKRSRH; from the coding sequence atgGCCACTGTAAACGACCTTTTGAAGGGCATCGTGGCTTCTCTCGAGCAAACGGAAGCCTCAGTTCGTGCCGTCGACGATAAGTTCATCCAAAACGATGAGGAGTTCCGTCCCACAATGATCAAGAGCTTACTTGAAAAATCGTCTTCCTCAGGGCATCTCGAAGGCATGTCGTTACTTTCGCTCAAAAACGAGGCGTTGCTCTCGTATGTGAATAGCTTGGTGCTTGTGCTCTTGAGCCATGTTGAGAGACTCAGGCTGCTGGAGCTGGAGGACAAAGTGGCACCGCTCAAACGGAAAGCGGTCGAGAGCTCAGTGCAGCAGAGAGTCACATTGGAAAAGGGCATCAAGCCGcttgaaaagaaactcaCCTACCAGTTGGACAAAATGGTCAGGTCGTTTCATAAGATGGAAGAGGATAATGCTCGCATGGAGCAGAAGGTGGCGGAAGCAGCGGCTAACGGCAGTGTagaagacgaggaagaagaaaacgaagatgaagaagacgaagatgaagaagatgaagaagatgaagacgaTTCCGACGAAGATGCTCTTTCTTACAAGCCCGATGCTTCggcgttgaagaaaatggccAAGGCGTCATTGGCCAAGAACGGGAAACCTGCTCCTGGCGGGAAGTACAGACCCCCAAAGatctctgctgctgctccaCCCACCCAGTTTGACGACAGAGCCATCTCGGccaagagcaagaggaaGTTGCAGAGTATGGAGGAGTACTTGCGAGAATCTTCTGATTTGCCCCAGATGGAAGCATCTATTGGTGCAACCATCTTGGGCCATGGCAGAGGCGGTGTGAAAACAAGCAGAGACAGTCAAAAGGAGAGAGAAATCCAGAGGTACGAGGAGTCCAACTTCACGAGATTGCCCACAACAGCCACGAAAAAGACTCACAGACAGAAAATGGCCGAACGTGCCAATACCTTTGCAGGTGAGGACTGGTCcatgttcaacaacaacaggAGCCTCAAGGAGggaacttcaagaaaaagaaaaggaggaaGCGCCTGGGACCCTGCAAAGAGATCCCGTCACTAG